GGAGCCATCCTAGAGAGAGGGAGTGTGGGTGAGGGCTGCCTGCcaccttgttttttgttgttttttaaaaaaatttttttttatttattcatttttagagaggagagagagaaacagagagagagtaggggggaggagctggaagcatcaactcccatatgtgccttgaccaggcaagcccagggtttcaaaccggcgatctcagcatttccaggtcgatgctttatccactgcaccaccacaggtcaggcccgccaCCTTGTTTTGACTGAGAGTCATCAGGCCTCTCTCTGaggaccctcctctctgtctgtctctgtttctctgagtctcccctcccctcccatcccctggctctctctgtctctttttctccctagGACTTGACTTTCTTTATTTCAGCATTGAACATTGTGGATTCCCCAGAAGGACCTGTTTAAAATCTGGTTCCCTGATGGAAACCTCTGGCTCCTCACCTGCCACCAGGATGTCCACGGGGTCACTGGGCGCTGACCACTCGGAGGAGAGGCTGTGTCCACCGTAGCATCTGTACCGGCCCCCGTGGGAGCTGTTCACAGTGTCCAGGGAGAAGTTGGCCTGAGAGAGCCCAGCTTGGGGCTGCAGGACAAGAATCTGGGGGAGGTCAGGCTGCCCTTCCTTGGACAGAGCGAATCTGTCATAGCTGACATCAGAGCGACACTGGAGAGTCAGGCTCTGTCCAGGGGCCATGATGGGGCCCCACTGGGTCAGGAGGGAGGGTTTCTGAGACACACCTGGGGGGACCAGACGTGAGTTACAGGGGTTGTTTCCCCCATAAACCCTCTTCTCTCATCCTGGTCCCTAGGTCTCACTGTCTCTCACTTCTGTGTCTCTGGCCCATGAGACCTGTGTTGTCCAAATTCAATTATCTCACAAGGGGCTTCCATGTCAGCGAGGATCCTAGTAACTTGTCTGGTGCTTTACAACATGGAAGGGGCAAAATAGAGACTTTCTCACCTGAGACCAGGAGCTCCAATGGGTCACTGGAGTGTGACCACACCTGGGGTCTGTTCCTGAAATAACCATAACATCTAAACATCCACCTGTGGCTGGGGGTCATGGGGTTCACAAGGAACAAGGCCTGGAACTGCCCACTGGGGTATCGTTGTGCGTCCAGCTGGGAGAGCCTGTGATCTCCTTCCTTAGTCAGAATGAACCTGTCAAATCCAAGCCCTGAGCCACACTGGAGGGTCACGTTCCCTCCTGAGGTCAcgacagggctgggcagggctgagaggctgGGTTTGCTGTAGAATcctaggagaggaggaggcagcatgtTAGATGGGGCTCACTCCTCCCTCACGTCCCCCAGGGCTGGGCTCTGAGAGGGGAGACCCCCTGAAAGCAGACCCCCTTCCTAAGGACAGAGCCAGAGGCTGAGACCCTGAGTGTCCCCTCACCTGTCATCACCAGCTCCAGCGGGTCACTGTGCTCTGACCAATGAGTGGAACTTTTATATTTACAATGATAGCGTCCTGTGTGTTTCCATTGCACCGATGGGATGGAGAAGTTGGCCGCGTTCTCAAGCTGCAGTATGACCCAACGTGTTGCACTTCCCTCTTTGTACAGATGAAACTCCTGGGATTTCAGGGTCCCCTGACACCAGATGGTCACAGGGCTCCCCCAGGGAGTGACAGAGCCTGGCTCAGCCCAGATGGTGGGTTTTGGTAGGGTCTCTGCAAGAAAACCAGAACCTGGGTCACAAGACATTCACCGCTGTTTCTAGTTCCCAGATGTCCCCCAGGACACTCCTTGATGCCCCCCATCTATTAGCCCAGAGTTGATTTCTCCCTTTGTCAGCTGATCAGGCTTTGCCTTCTTGTTCCCCAAAAAGAGATGGGACCTGGTAGTTTTGGGGATAGACTCACCCCACTGCATTTCAGTCTTCAGGCCCACGCTTAGCCCTGGAAGAGAGTCCCTGTGAGAGATTGGCCCCTGAATCCTGAGCAGAACCTTCCACCCTGTAAGCCTGCTGAGTCTGATGTGCTGACAGAGCAGAGCCTGGCTGTGGGGTGGCACCCCTCCCAGACCAgggcttccccttcccctcctctaaTCTCACCCAGGCAGAGCAGGGCTGTGAGTGTGGGGGTCATGGCATCTCCTCTCTCCGGTCCCAGCTGTGCAGATGGAAGAGACTATGGTTCTCTCATGACGGATAAACACACAGGGTGTGGCCATTTGGGGCTGGTCCTCTTTGTCATGGGATTGTCACAACAGCAGCTCCACAGTAAGATGAATATTTCCTCCTTTGAAACCTTGCTTGTGTTTCCAGGATGGAACAGAAAATAGACCCTGAGCCTCATGAGATGCCCCTTCCAGGTGAGGTGACCCAGGGTACGTCCTTCCCTGTCAGAGCCTACCCCGTGGGGTCACCCTCATCCTCAGCCCGTCCATCAGCTCCTTCCTGTGGGGTCCTCACCATGGATGGTGGTCACCAGCCCTGGAGATGCTTCAGGAAGATGTGGGTCCCTGTGACTGCAGAGCTCAGATCAGCAGGGACAAGTCCACCGTCTCCCTGTGCAGTTCAGGTCCAGTGTCTCTGACAATGAGCACAACAGAGAAGTAGAGAAAAATAAGGGAAGGAAACATGTCCCTTCCGGCCCCAGAGTGTGGCTTTTTTACTCTCAAATCCCTTAattgttggggaccgaaatataaacagggtattttgcaatttggatatatcttggggacagaggtgctgggcctaacccccACTttacctgcccagttaacaaagagctatacctgattctcgcttgtcccacccatgttctccagagcagGCTGGAAGTTAGATTCTTACTGgggtaaagttagatttgaatggtatggtggggttgtctttgagttgtcttggaaacaattgaattgctaatggaccacgttttttccctgaataaagatggatgccttgggggggggggtgattgcATCGGCTTAGGAGCAGTTGAGACTGTTCGCCTTGCAGTCCTCCTGAACCAATccttatgtatatatctttaagtttctgactatcatttattcaatttcataccttttcccattcgaagACCCCGTAATAGACTCCTCGTGGCTGGACCGCGACACTTCATGAGTTCTCTCTTCCTTGCAACAGCGTCCACCCCCACATTTCTTCAAACAAGATTGTGACTCATTCCTGCTTCCTTGCTGCCCTTGTTTCTCAGGCAGAGCTGTTCCCTCATCCTGAGGCTCTGTCTTCATTTTAAGGGACGAGTGGGTTACACCTCTAATTTGGAGAACAAAGCTGATCTTATTTCAATATTCCTCCATCAATCAGTGttcatgtgaccttgag
The Saccopteryx bilineata isolate mSacBil1 chromosome 3, mSacBil1_pri_phased_curated, whole genome shotgun sequence DNA segment above includes these coding regions:
- the LOC136331935 gene encoding leukocyte immunoglobulin-like receptor subfamily A member 6, giving the protein MTPTLTALLCLGLSVGLKTEMQWETLPKPTIWAEPGSVTPWGSPVTIWCQGTLKSQEFHLYKEGSATRWVILQLENAANFSIPSVQWKHTGRYHCKYKSSTHWSEHSDPLELVMTGFYSKPSLSALPSPVVTSGGNVTLQCGSGLGFDRFILTKEGDHRLSQLDAQRYPSGQFQALFLVNPMTPSHRWMFRCYGYFRNRPQVWSHSSDPLELLVSGVSQKPSLLTQWGPIMAPGQSLTLQCRSDVSYDRFALSKEGQPDLPQILVLQPQAGLSQANFSLDTVNSSHGGRYRCYGGHSLSSEWSAPSDPVDILVAGWLPDRPSLSVQPGPTVASGENVTLLCQSQSPTDTFLLYKEGTAGPPLRLRSELRAQQCQAEFSMRPVTSAHGGTYRCYSSQNTTPYLLSHPSEPLELLVSGAADTISPSQNKSAPKSASHPQDYTAGNLIRMGVAGLVLLALGVLLFQARNSPRRTHEAARR